The Rhodopseudomonas palustris genome window below encodes:
- the rnr gene encoding ribonuclease R, which produces MSKPRDAKFPDKATLLAFIRAHPGKVGTREIAREYGLKNADRAELKRMLRELADGGSIRKSGRRKVSEPATLPPTLLADIVSRDADGELIATPSEWDEQDGDAPKIRIHTPRRIKPGTAAGVGDRALLHVETADPREAGPAYVGRVIRVLERGKARILGIFRALPQGGGRMVPVDKKQAGRELNIAAHDAGGAQDGDLVSVDLIRTRGYGLASGRVKERLGSLASEKAISLIAIHTHDIPQEFSTSAIRESEAAEPATLKGREDWRDLPLVTIDPPDAKDHDDAVHAEPDPDPNNKGGVILHVAIADVAYYVRPGSALDRDALRRGNSVYFPDRVVPMLPERISNDLCSLKPGDARGALAVRMVIDAQGHKRSHSFHRVLMRSAAKLSYAQAQAAIDGKPDDITGPLLETILKPLYEAYAVVKRGRDERDPLDLDLPERKIILKPDGTVDRVIVPERLDAHRLIEEFMILANVAAAEMLEKKALPLIYRVHDEPSVEKVHNLVDFLKTLDLSFAKQGALRPAQFNRILAMVKGEDSEPLVNEVVLRSQAQAEYAAENYGHFGLNLRRYAHFTSPIRRYADLVVHRALIRALDLGDGALPPSETTETLAEVAAQISLTERRAMKAERETVDRLIAHHLADRIGATFQGRVSGVTKAGLFVKLSDTGADGLIPIRSLGDEYYNYDETRHALIGSRSGAMHRLGDVVDVKLVEAAPVAGALRFELVSNASVEFTHRKTARKTKGKSKAKLKTENGKTARAKPGRVKPRKTAKPKQKTKSGRGKR; this is translated from the coding sequence GTGAGCAAGCCGCGCGACGCGAAGTTTCCGGACAAGGCCACTCTCCTCGCCTTCATCCGTGCCCACCCCGGCAAGGTCGGGACCCGGGAGATCGCGCGCGAATACGGCCTGAAGAATGCCGATCGCGCCGAGCTGAAGCGCATGCTGCGCGAGCTCGCCGACGGCGGCAGTATTCGCAAGAGCGGCCGCCGCAAGGTGTCGGAGCCCGCCACGCTGCCACCGACCCTGCTCGCCGATATCGTCTCGCGCGACGCCGACGGCGAACTGATCGCCACCCCGTCCGAATGGGACGAGCAGGACGGCGACGCGCCGAAGATCCGCATCCATACGCCGCGCCGGATCAAGCCCGGCACCGCAGCAGGCGTTGGTGATCGCGCGCTGTTGCATGTCGAGACCGCCGATCCGCGCGAGGCCGGCCCCGCTTATGTCGGCCGTGTCATCCGTGTCCTCGAGCGCGGCAAGGCCCGTATCCTCGGCATCTTCCGCGCGCTGCCGCAAGGTGGCGGCCGGATGGTGCCGGTCGACAAGAAGCAGGCCGGCCGCGAACTCAACATCGCGGCGCACGATGCCGGCGGCGCGCAGGATGGCGATCTCGTCAGCGTCGACCTGATCCGCACCCGCGGCTATGGCCTCGCCTCAGGCCGCGTCAAGGAACGGCTCGGTTCGCTGGCCAGCGAAAAGGCGATCAGCCTGATCGCGATCCACACCCACGATATCCCGCAGGAATTCTCTACCTCCGCGATCCGCGAGTCCGAAGCCGCGGAGCCGGCGACGCTGAAGGGCCGCGAAGACTGGCGCGATCTGCCACTGGTGACGATCGATCCGCCCGACGCCAAGGACCACGACGACGCCGTCCACGCCGAGCCTGATCCGGATCCGAACAACAAAGGCGGCGTCATCCTGCATGTCGCGATCGCCGACGTCGCTTACTACGTGCGCCCCGGCTCGGCACTCGACCGCGACGCGCTGCGCCGCGGCAATTCGGTGTACTTTCCCGACCGCGTCGTGCCGATGCTGCCGGAGCGGATCTCCAACGATCTGTGTTCGCTGAAGCCGGGCGACGCGCGCGGCGCTCTTGCCGTCCGCATGGTGATCGACGCGCAGGGGCACAAGCGCTCGCATTCGTTCCACCGCGTGCTGATGCGCTCGGCGGCAAAGCTGAGCTACGCACAGGCCCAGGCCGCGATCGACGGCAAGCCCGACGACATCACCGGCCCGCTGCTCGAAACCATCCTGAAGCCGCTTTACGAAGCCTACGCGGTGGTGAAGCGCGGCCGTGACGAGCGCGATCCGCTCGACCTCGATCTGCCCGAGCGCAAGATCATCCTGAAGCCGGACGGCACTGTCGACCGCGTCATCGTGCCGGAGCGGCTCGACGCGCACCGGCTGATCGAGGAGTTCATGATCCTCGCCAACGTCGCAGCCGCCGAGATGTTGGAGAAGAAGGCGCTGCCGCTGATCTACCGGGTTCACGATGAGCCCAGCGTCGAGAAGGTCCACAACCTCGTCGACTTCCTGAAGACGCTCGATCTGTCGTTCGCCAAGCAAGGTGCGCTGCGGCCGGCGCAGTTCAACCGCATTCTGGCGATGGTCAAAGGCGAGGATTCCGAGCCGCTGGTCAACGAGGTGGTGCTGCGGTCGCAGGCGCAAGCCGAGTATGCCGCCGAGAATTATGGCCACTTCGGCCTCAATCTGCGTCGCTACGCACACTTCACCTCGCCGATCCGCCGCTACGCCGATCTCGTGGTGCATCGCGCGCTGATCCGCGCGCTCGATCTCGGCGACGGCGCGCTGCCGCCGAGCGAGACCACCGAGACGCTGGCGGAAGTCGCCGCGCAGATCTCGCTTACCGAGCGGCGCGCGATGAAGGCCGAGCGCGAGACGGTCGACCGGCTGATCGCGCATCATCTCGCCGACCGGATCGGCGCCACGTTCCAGGGCCGCGTCTCCGGCGTCACCAAGGCCGGCCTGTTCGTCAAGCTGAGCGACACCGGCGCTGACGGGCTAATCCCGATCCGCTCGCTCGGCGACGAGTATTACAACTACGACGAAACCCGCCATGCGCTCATCGGCTCGCGCAGCGGGGCCATGCACCGGCTGGGGGATGTGGTCGACGTCAAGCTGGTGGAAGCTGCACCGGTGGCCGGCGCGCTGCGGTTCGAGCTGGTGAGCAACGCCAGCGTCGAATTCACGCACCGCAAGACTGCACGCAAGACCAAGGGGAAGAGCAAGGCCAAGCTGAAAACCGAGAACGGCAAGACGGCGCGCGCCAAGCCCGGACGGGTGAAGCCGCGAAAAACCGCCAAGCCGAAACAAAAAACCAAGTCCGGGAGAGGAAAACGCTGA
- a CDS encoding DUF983 domain-containing protein translates to MSTLTREPIVWPPQSAPSQQRNVWQAMWRGFRGRCPNCGEGRMFRAFLKTADSCTQCGQDFTGHRADDLPAYLVIVIVGHIVVPIALSIETHYAPPVELQLAIYLPFTLLASLLLLQPVKGAVVGLQWAFRMHGFDETNPDH, encoded by the coding sequence ATGAGCACGCTGACCCGCGAGCCGATCGTCTGGCCTCCGCAATCCGCCCCGTCGCAGCAGCGCAACGTCTGGCAGGCGATGTGGCGTGGCTTCCGCGGCCGCTGCCCGAACTGCGGCGAAGGCCGGATGTTTCGCGCGTTCCTCAAGACCGCTGACAGCTGCACACAGTGCGGCCAGGACTTCACCGGCCACCGTGCCGACGACCTTCCCGCTTATCTTGTAATCGTCATCGTCGGCCACATCGTGGTGCCGATCGCGCTGTCGATCGAGACGCATTACGCGCCGCCGGTGGAATTGCAGCTGGCGATCTACCTGCCTTTCACCCTGCTGGCTTCGCTGCTATTGCTGCAGCCGGTCAAAGGCGCCGTGGTCGGATTGCAATGGGCATTCCGGATGCACGGCTTCGACGAGACCAACCCGGACCACTGA
- a CDS encoding NUDIX hydrolase, with the protein MTESATQTEPKVEQDHQEASHHPYFRPKDAATLILVDRSGSTPKVLVGKRHDNVVFMPGKFVFPGGRVDKSDVRVPVAAPIPPELEANLLKGSPKTTPSRARALAIAAIREACEETGLCLGCKTETKAKLDGPWQPFAEAGLLPDPSGLFLIARAITPPGRIKRFDTRFFTADASAIAHRVEGVVHADAELVELVWVELGSKPLADLHPMTKNVLGELDRRLATGPLRHDAALPFFHFYGGKMQKDMLPGG; encoded by the coding sequence ATGACCGAATCCGCGACACAGACCGAACCGAAGGTCGAGCAGGATCACCAGGAAGCCAGCCACCACCCCTATTTCCGCCCCAAGGACGCCGCGACGCTGATCCTGGTGGACCGCAGCGGCTCGACGCCGAAGGTGCTGGTCGGCAAGCGCCACGACAACGTCGTGTTCATGCCCGGCAAGTTCGTGTTTCCCGGCGGCCGCGTCGACAAAAGCGACGTCCGGGTCCCGGTCGCAGCGCCGATCCCGCCGGAGCTCGAAGCCAATCTGCTGAAAGGCAGCCCGAAGACCACGCCGTCCCGCGCCCGCGCGCTGGCGATCGCGGCGATCCGCGAAGCCTGCGAAGAGACCGGGCTGTGCCTCGGCTGCAAGACTGAAACCAAAGCGAAGCTGGACGGTCCGTGGCAGCCTTTCGCCGAAGCCGGCCTGCTGCCCGATCCGTCCGGCCTGTTTCTGATCGCGCGCGCGATCACTCCGCCCGGCCGCATCAAGCGGTTCGACACCCGCTTCTTCACCGCCGATGCTTCGGCAATCGCACACCGCGTCGAGGGCGTGGTGCATGCGGATGCCGAGCTGGTCGAGCTGGTGTGGGTCGAGCTCGGCTCCAAGCCGCTCGCCGATCTGCATCCGATGACCAAGAACGTGCTCGGCGAACTCGATCGCCGGCTTGCCACCGGTCCGCTGCGCCACGACGCCGCGCTGCCGTTCTTCCACTTCTACGGCGGCAAGATGCAGAAGGACATGCTACCGGGCGGCTGA
- a CDS encoding MFS transporter, whose translation MSVSEPALRIAENSQPEPPPKPGSCGAALPGPAMSAGLTLAMAAAAGISVSNIYYNQPMLGVIERDLGNPALTGMIPTATQLGYAVGLFLLVPLGDLTDRRRLITGQFVLLAVAAALVALAPSAWLIIAASLALGACASVAQQVVPFAAALAAPERRGKTIGLVMAGLLCGILLSRTVAGFVAGHLGWREMFWLAVPAALGTAALMAWLLPRHHGHLDISYGAALKSLASLWRQQPDLRRGTAVQAALFASFSVFWTVLALHLQEPKFGLGAEAAGLFGLVGVVGVFAAPISGRIADRSGPGPVIALGAALVLVAWMLFGLWGSIAGLLIGVVVMDFGLQGALISNQHIVYALVPEARNRLNTVFMTGMFIGGSIGSAGAAFAWAHGGWTVVSLYGGALAAIALLLELTARWSRR comes from the coding sequence ATGAGCGTCAGTGAGCCGGCCCTGCGCATTGCGGAGAATTCTCAACCCGAACCTCCACCGAAGCCGGGATCCTGCGGGGCAGCGCTGCCGGGTCCGGCGATGAGCGCGGGGCTGACGTTGGCAATGGCCGCTGCCGCGGGCATCAGCGTCTCCAACATCTATTACAACCAGCCGATGCTGGGGGTGATCGAGCGCGACCTCGGCAACCCCGCGCTCACCGGGATGATTCCGACCGCCACCCAGCTCGGTTATGCGGTCGGGCTGTTCCTGCTGGTGCCGCTCGGCGACCTGACCGACCGCCGGCGGCTGATCACCGGGCAGTTCGTGCTCCTGGCGGTCGCGGCCGCGCTGGTGGCGTTGGCGCCGTCAGCCTGGCTGATCATCGCCGCGTCGCTGGCGCTCGGCGCCTGCGCGTCGGTGGCGCAGCAGGTTGTGCCGTTTGCCGCGGCGTTGGCGGCGCCGGAGCGCCGCGGCAAGACCATCGGCCTGGTGATGGCCGGGCTGTTGTGCGGCATCCTGCTCAGCCGGACGGTGGCAGGATTTGTGGCCGGTCACCTCGGCTGGCGGGAGATGTTCTGGCTGGCGGTGCCGGCGGCGCTCGGTACTGCGGCGCTGATGGCGTGGCTGCTGCCGCGCCATCACGGTCACCTCGACATCAGCTATGGAGCGGCTCTGAAGTCGCTGGCTTCGTTATGGCGTCAGCAGCCGGATCTGCGGCGAGGGACCGCGGTGCAGGCGGCGCTGTTCGCGTCCTTCAGCGTGTTCTGGACGGTGCTGGCGCTGCATCTGCAGGAGCCGAAGTTCGGGCTTGGGGCCGAGGCCGCGGGCCTGTTCGGCCTCGTCGGCGTCGTCGGGGTATTCGCGGCGCCGATCTCCGGCCGGATCGCGGATAGAAGCGGGCCGGGCCCGGTGATCGCGCTCGGCGCCGCGCTGGTTTTGGTGGCGTGGATGTTGTTCGGGCTGTGGGGCAGCATCGCCGGACTGCTGATCGGCGTGGTGGTGATGGATTTCGGCCTGCAGGGCGCGCTGATTTCCAACCAGCACATCGTCTACGCGCTGGTGCCGGAAGCGCGAAACCGGCTCAACACCGTGTTCATGACCGGGATGTTCATCGGCGGATCGATCGGCTCGGCCGGCGCGGCCTTCGCCTGGGCGCACGGGGGCTGGACGGTAGTGAGCCTCTACGGCGGCGCGCTGGCGGCGATCGCCTTGCTGCTGGAACTAACGGCACGGTGGTCGCGCCGTTAG
- the rpmG gene encoding 50S ribosomal protein L33, with the protein MAKAVTIKIKLVSTADTGFYYVTKKNSRTMTDKMVKKKYDPVARKHVEFKEAKIK; encoded by the coding sequence ATGGCCAAGGCGGTCACCATCAAGATCAAGCTCGTGTCGACGGCCGACACCGGGTTCTATTACGTGACGAAGAAGAACTCGCGCACCATGACCGACAAGATGGTCAAGAAGAAGTACGACCCGGTCGCGCGCAAGCACGTCGAGTTCAAGGAAGCCAAGATCAAGTAA
- a CDS encoding helix-turn-helix domain-containing protein, with translation MDLRPIRTDEDHRAALAAIEACWGAPEGSEEGDRLDVLLALVELYEAKRWPIAIGEEQDPVDVLQYAIDELGHTQTELAELLGSRSRASEVLSRRRALTVEMIRKIANAWKIPADLLVRPYKTEHAA, from the coding sequence GTGGACCTTCGCCCGATCCGGACTGACGAGGATCACCGCGCCGCACTGGCCGCGATCGAAGCTTGCTGGGGGGCGCCGGAAGGATCGGAAGAGGGCGATAGGCTCGATGTCCTGTTGGCGCTGGTCGAGCTTTATGAAGCAAAAAGGTGGCCGATCGCGATTGGCGAAGAACAGGACCCGGTCGATGTACTGCAATACGCCATCGACGAACTCGGACATACGCAGACTGAGTTGGCCGAACTTCTCGGCTCGCGGTCGCGAGCGTCCGAGGTGCTGTCGCGTCGTCGCGCACTCACCGTCGAGATGATCCGCAAGATCGCGAACGCCTGGAAAATTCCCGCCGACCTTCTGGTTCGGCCTTACAAAACCGAACACGCAGCCTGA
- a CDS encoding type II toxin-antitoxin system HigB family toxin: protein MRLIARNVLVEFWGKHPEAKPSVERWYALIRAAGWTSTDDVQKAAPKAKVLNRERVRFEIAGGNFRLVAAFDFRRQIAFVKFIGTHAEYDRIDALTVSQF from the coding sequence ATGCGTCTGATCGCCCGCAACGTGCTGGTCGAGTTCTGGGGCAAACACCCGGAAGCCAAGCCATCTGTCGAGCGTTGGTACGCGTTGATCAGGGCGGCAGGCTGGACCTCAACCGACGACGTTCAGAAGGCCGCGCCCAAGGCCAAAGTGCTCAATCGTGAGCGCGTCAGATTCGAGATCGCTGGCGGCAATTTTCGATTGGTGGCCGCCTTCGATTTCCGTCGTCAGATCGCGTTTGTGAAGTTCATCGGGACGCACGCCGAATACGATCGGATCGATGCGTTGACCGTGTCGCAATTCTGA